A genomic segment from Pollutimonas thiosulfatoxidans encodes:
- the dapB gene encoding 4-hydroxy-tetrahydrodipicolinate reductase gives MRIAIAGADGRMGRMLIEAVLQSPDMTLTVALDRAGSPALGQDAGSFLGQETGVAITDDLGAIANADCLIDFTRPEGTLAHLQACVEHGTRCVIGTTGFTEEGRRAIQAASQKIAVVFAPNMSVGVNATLKLLDIAARLLNSGYDVEVFEAHHRNKVDAPSGTALAMGEAVAHAWGKNLDDIADWARHGETGARETGRIGFSVMRGGDIVGDHTVFFCGTGERIEISHRSSSRTTYAQGSLRAARYLARKEFGLFDMQDVLA, from the coding sequence ATGCGTATTGCCATCGCAGGCGCAGACGGACGCATGGGCCGGATGCTGATCGAAGCTGTACTACAAAGCCCCGACATGACCCTTACTGTCGCCTTGGACAGAGCCGGCTCGCCGGCCTTGGGACAGGACGCAGGCAGCTTTCTGGGCCAGGAAACCGGCGTCGCCATCACGGACGACCTGGGCGCCATTGCCAATGCGGATTGCCTGATCGACTTCACCCGGCCCGAGGGTACGCTGGCCCATTTGCAGGCCTGCGTCGAACACGGCACGCGCTGCGTGATCGGGACCACCGGCTTCACCGAAGAAGGTCGGCGCGCCATTCAGGCAGCCAGCCAGAAGATCGCCGTAGTCTTCGCACCCAACATGAGCGTCGGCGTCAACGCCACCCTCAAGCTGCTTGATATTGCGGCGCGCCTGCTGAACAGCGGTTACGACGTCGAGGTATTCGAAGCGCACCACCGCAACAAGGTCGATGCGCCCTCCGGTACGGCCTTGGCCATGGGCGAAGCCGTAGCGCATGCCTGGGGAAAAAACCTTGACGACATAGCCGACTGGGCCCGGCATGGCGAAACCGGCGCACGCGAAACCGGCCGCATCGGTTTTTCCGTCATGCGCGGCGGCGACATCGTGGGCGACCATACGGTGTTTTTCTGCGGCACAGGCGAACGGATAGAGATCAGTCATCGCTCCAGCAGTCGCACGACCTATGCCCAGGGCAGCTTGCGGGCCGCCCGCTATCTGGCGCGAAAAGAGTTCGGCTTGTTCGACATGCAAGACGTGCTGGCCTGA
- the hrcA gene encoding heat-inducible transcriptional repressor HrcA, protein MDDRANALLKALIERYIADGQPVGSRTLSKMFDLSPATIRNVMADLEDLGLIHSPHTSAGRIPTPKGYRLFVDRLLAVQRFEVLPPSQIRQILPAAEPGRAITAAAALLSNLSQFAGVVLAPKRAQVFRQIEFIRLSDKRVLLIIVTPDGDVQNRILFVSRDYLEQELIEASNFFNQHFAGMSFDEVRQAITQELSSLQADISRLMQAAVEAGTATADTDDSLVISGESKLLDISEIASDMDRLRRMFSLFEKKTDLLQLLDVSSRAQGVQIYIGGDSRLVPMDDVSVITAPYGVDGTVVGTLGVIGPTRMAYERVIPIVDITARLLSNALSHNQS, encoded by the coding sequence ATGGACGACCGAGCCAATGCGCTGCTGAAAGCGCTTATAGAACGATACATTGCCGATGGGCAACCGGTGGGTTCGCGCACCTTGTCCAAAATGTTCGACCTGTCGCCCGCCACCATCCGCAACGTTATGGCCGACCTCGAAGATCTCGGCCTCATCCATAGCCCGCACACATCGGCGGGCCGTATTCCTACGCCCAAGGGTTATCGCCTGTTTGTCGATCGCCTGTTGGCTGTACAGCGTTTCGAAGTTCTGCCGCCCAGCCAGATCAGGCAGATCCTGCCCGCGGCCGAGCCGGGCCGTGCCATCACGGCGGCCGCAGCCCTGCTGTCCAACCTGTCGCAGTTCGCAGGAGTGGTATTGGCACCCAAACGGGCGCAGGTATTTCGCCAGATTGAATTCATCCGGCTGTCCGATAAGCGGGTACTGCTTATTATTGTGACGCCCGATGGCGACGTGCAAAACCGCATTTTGTTTGTTTCGCGCGATTACCTCGAGCAAGAGCTCATCGAAGCCAGCAACTTCTTCAACCAGCATTTTGCCGGCATGTCCTTCGACGAAGTGCGGCAGGCCATCACGCAAGAGTTGTCTTCGCTGCAGGCTGATATCTCCCGGCTGATGCAGGCGGCTGTCGAAGCGGGCACCGCCACTGCCGATACGGACGACTCGCTGGTGATCTCCGGCGAGAGCAAGTTGCTGGATATCTCCGAGATTGCGTCCGACATGGATCGCTTGCGGCGCATGTTCTCGCTGTTCGAGAAAAAGACCGATCTGCTGCAGTTGCTGGATGTGTCCAGCCGCGCGCAAGGCGTACAGATTTATATCGGCGGCGACTCGCGGTTGGTCCCGATGGACGACGTTTCAGTCATTACCGCACCTTATGGCGTGGACGGCACGGTCGTGGGCACGCTGGGCGTTATCGGGCCTACCCGCATGGCTTACGAGCGGGTCATCCCCATTGTGGACATTACAGCCCGCCTGCTTTCCAACGCTCTCAGTCACAATCAGTCCTGA
- the murB gene encoding UDP-N-acetylmuramate dehydrogenase — protein MQTAKYDLTSFNTLTLRSHALALVTYRSPGQLPLFSEMASQHDSVFVLGGGSNVVLPETLTSLVVKVESRGIRLCDQTPTEWVVEAQAGECWHDFVAHCLDQGWAGLENLALIPGTVGAAPVQNIGAYGVELDQRFHSLSAWDLRAGRQVEMRPEDCDFSYRNSLFKQSEPGRWLILAVRFRLPKRWTPVLGYPDLQRHPALQAVAADITPRQIFDAVCEVRRAKLPDPAVLGNAGSFFKNPVVDRADFEAISKVHPQVVAYPLAGGQYKLAAGWLIDQAGWKGRRVGPVGVHDRQALVLVNYGGASAADIMQLAQAIKDDIALRFGVALEQEPVLVA, from the coding sequence TTCCTTCAACACACTGACCCTGCGCTCGCACGCCTTGGCCCTGGTTACGTACCGGTCGCCCGGGCAGTTGCCGCTGTTTTCCGAAATGGCCAGTCAGCACGACAGCGTGTTTGTCCTTGGCGGCGGCAGCAATGTGGTGCTGCCCGAAACGCTGACCAGCCTCGTCGTCAAAGTGGAGTCTCGCGGCATACGCCTGTGTGACCAGACGCCCACCGAGTGGGTGGTGGAAGCCCAGGCAGGGGAGTGCTGGCATGATTTCGTTGCGCATTGCCTGGACCAGGGCTGGGCCGGCTTGGAGAACCTGGCCTTGATCCCGGGCACGGTCGGTGCGGCCCCGGTGCAAAATATAGGCGCATACGGCGTAGAGCTGGACCAGCGTTTTCATAGTTTGAGCGCCTGGGATCTACGCGCGGGGCGTCAGGTCGAAATGAGACCTGAAGATTGCGATTTCTCGTATCGCAACAGTCTGTTCAAACAGTCCGAGCCTGGACGATGGCTGATACTGGCCGTCAGGTTCCGGCTGCCCAAGCGGTGGACCCCTGTGCTGGGCTACCCCGACCTGCAGCGTCATCCCGCATTGCAAGCTGTTGCTGCGGACATCACGCCGCGCCAGATCTTTGATGCGGTGTGCGAGGTGCGGCGCGCGAAGCTGCCGGACCCGGCCGTATTGGGCAATGCAGGAAGTTTCTTCAAGAATCCGGTGGTGGATCGCGCGGACTTCGAGGCCATCAGCAAGGTCCATCCGCAGGTCGTGGCTTACCCGCTGGCCGGCGGTCAGTACAAGCTTGCAGCGGGCTGGTTGATCGATCAAGCTGGCTGGAAGGGTAGGCGCGTCGGACCAGTGGGCGTGCACGATCGCCAAGCGCTGGTGCTGGTAAATTACGGCGGCGCAAGCGCCGCCGATATCATGCAACTGGCACAAGCGATCAAGGACGATATTGCCTTGCGGTTTGGCGTGGCCCTGGAGCAAGAGCCCGTGCTGGTCGCCTAG
- the recN gene encoding DNA repair protein RecN — protein MLRTLHIRDFVIVDQADIHFEAGFTVFSGETGAGKSILIDALSLALGARADTTVLREGAQKADITAVFDAPDALRPWLLEQQLDPDDALVLRRVIDNQSRSRAFINGLPVTLGQLRDLAEHLVDIHGQHAHQSLLKPANQRALLDAHGGHLPLAAQVQQAWQAWQTAQKALAAASQNEAALQEERERLEWQLADLDTLDLRPGEWDAITNDHSRLAHAQALLDGATQALAALDDEQNSAQSALGVAAHSLQPLLRHDNRLQSIYDAIESARIAASEAVSDLNSYLDKVELDPARLAAAEERLGVIFDTARKFKIDPPELPALQLSLRQQLEASQAAANMPLLIEQNRAAAAHYDELAAQLAKARAATSKRLAKNVTQALQTLAMLGGRFQIELTACPPGPHGTSAVEFLVAGHAGTTPKPLAKVASGGELARISLALSVIASQAARVPTLIFDEVDTGVGGAVAEVVGRLLRELGQRHQVLCVTHLPQVAARGTQHYEVSKSTSQASTLSMIRMLDDKGRENEVARMLGGLKITDTTRKHAREMLAG, from the coding sequence ATGCTGCGTACCTTGCACATACGCGATTTCGTCATTGTCGATCAGGCAGACATCCATTTCGAGGCTGGCTTTACCGTGTTCTCCGGCGAGACCGGCGCCGGCAAGTCCATACTTATCGACGCCCTGTCACTGGCCCTGGGGGCCCGGGCCGACACCACTGTGCTGCGCGAAGGCGCTCAAAAAGCGGACATCACCGCCGTCTTCGACGCCCCCGACGCGCTACGACCCTGGCTGCTCGAGCAACAGCTGGACCCGGACGATGCGCTGGTATTGCGACGGGTAATCGACAACCAAAGCCGCAGCCGCGCCTTTATCAATGGGCTGCCCGTTACCCTGGGTCAATTGCGCGATCTGGCCGAACACTTGGTTGACATCCACGGGCAGCACGCACATCAAAGCTTGCTCAAGCCGGCCAACCAACGAGCCTTGCTTGATGCCCACGGCGGCCATCTGCCGCTGGCGGCGCAAGTGCAGCAAGCCTGGCAGGCCTGGCAAACCGCCCAAAAAGCCCTGGCCGCCGCCAGCCAAAACGAAGCCGCCCTGCAGGAAGAACGCGAGCGCCTCGAATGGCAATTGGCCGACCTGGACACCCTCGACCTGCGGCCGGGCGAATGGGACGCCATCACCAACGACCATAGCCGGCTGGCCCACGCTCAGGCACTGCTGGACGGCGCCACCCAAGCGCTGGCCGCTCTCGACGACGAACAAAACTCCGCGCAATCGGCGCTGGGGGTGGCGGCACATAGCCTGCAGCCCCTGCTGCGTCACGACAACCGTTTACAAAGCATTTACGACGCCATCGAGTCCGCGCGCATCGCGGCCAGTGAAGCCGTTTCCGACCTCAACAGCTATCTCGACAAGGTCGAGCTCGACCCCGCCCGTCTCGCCGCAGCGGAAGAACGCCTGGGCGTTATTTTCGACACCGCCCGCAAGTTCAAGATCGATCCGCCCGAGCTCCCCGCCCTGCAGCTATCCTTGCGCCAGCAACTCGAAGCCAGCCAGGCGGCCGCCAATATGCCATTGCTGATCGAACAAAATCGGGCTGCCGCCGCACACTACGACGAACTCGCAGCGCAATTGGCAAAAGCAAGGGCGGCAACCAGCAAACGCCTGGCAAAAAACGTTACCCAGGCTCTCCAGACACTGGCCATGCTAGGCGGACGCTTCCAGATCGAGCTTACCGCCTGCCCGCCGGGTCCTCATGGCACCTCCGCGGTCGAGTTCCTGGTTGCCGGCCACGCGGGCACCACGCCCAAGCCGCTGGCCAAGGTAGCCTCGGGCGGCGAGCTGGCCCGCATTTCGCTCGCGCTATCGGTCATCGCCAGTCAGGCCGCGCGGGTGCCCACCCTCATATTCGACGAAGTCGACACGGGCGTGGGCGGTGCGGTAGCCGAGGTCGTCGGACGGCTGCTGCGCGAGCTCGGGCAGCGTCACCAGGTTCTGTGCGTTACGCACCTGCCGCAGGTGGCGGCGCGCGGAACCCAGCATTACGAGGTCAGTAAATCCACGTCACAAGCCAGCACCCTATCCATGATCAGGATGCTGGACGACAAAGGTCGGGAAAATGAAGTGGCCCGCATGCTGGGGGGCCTGAAGATCACCGACACGACGCGCAAGCACGCGCGCGAAATGCTGGCGGGTTGA
- a CDS encoding NAD kinase has product MHFKTVAIIGRYQDTGLDAPLRQLADMLLATGCKVLMEADTARNTGITEYTAATYAEIGQQADLAVIMGGDGTMLGAARLLAQSDVPLIGINHGRLGFITDIPLHSATDALASVMHGHYDAEERVMLEGRVVRGNDTLFSGVALNDVVLNRAGRGGMIEVSVDFDGAFMYSQRADGLIVATPTGSTAYSLSANGPVVHPSLNAILLVPVAPQTLSNRPIVLPDSGTLSLTISALGRVESGASVHFDMQTWSDCQPGDRIDIRRAQHTVRFIHPRGYSFFSTLRRKLYWNHVPQPSDTDE; this is encoded by the coding sequence ATGCACTTTAAAACCGTTGCGATCATCGGCCGTTACCAAGACACCGGCCTGGATGCACCGCTGCGTCAACTGGCCGACATGCTGCTGGCAACCGGCTGTAAAGTACTGATGGAAGCCGACACCGCCAGGAATACCGGCATTACCGAATACACCGCCGCCACATATGCCGAAATCGGCCAGCAGGCCGACCTGGCTGTCATCATGGGTGGCGATGGAACCATGCTGGGCGCCGCCCGCCTGCTGGCGCAAAGCGACGTCCCGCTTATCGGCATCAACCACGGCCGGCTGGGCTTCATTACCGATATCCCCCTGCACAGCGCCACCGACGCCCTGGCCAGCGTCATGCATGGCCATTACGACGCCGAAGAGCGTGTCATGCTGGAGGGCCGGGTGGTGCGTGGCAACGACACCCTATTTTCGGGCGTCGCACTTAACGATGTTGTGCTGAACCGCGCAGGGCGCGGCGGCATGATCGAAGTCAGCGTCGATTTCGACGGCGCGTTCATGTATAGCCAACGAGCCGACGGCCTGATCGTGGCCACGCCCACCGGGTCTACCGCCTATTCCCTTTCGGCCAACGGCCCTGTGGTGCATCCCAGCCTTAACGCCATACTGCTGGTGCCTGTTGCCCCGCAAACCTTGTCCAACCGCCCCATCGTGCTGCCTGACAGCGGTACGCTAAGCCTCACCATCTCGGCGCTGGGGCGCGTCGAATCCGGCGCCAGCGTCCACTTCGACATGCAGACCTGGTCCGATTGCCAGCCCGGCGACCGCATCGATATCCGTCGGGCCCAACATACCGTGCGATTTATCCATCCGCGCGGCTACAGCTTCTTCTCCACGCTGCGACGCAAGCTGTACTGGAACCACGTACCGCAACCTTCCGATACGGACGAATAA
- a CDS encoding outer membrane protein assembly factor BamE: MLTTAKPIFSTLRAGLTAIALTVTLGACGTTNWGFPYRPDVQQGNWITSEQVAQLQQGMTREQVRFILGTPTLQDVFRSNRWDYPYYNKPGYGEEQQRKFTVWFDGDSLVRWEGDEQPDRQPFQKADTGMTGESGANAADEDAGDGIPADTAGADAAQTSPIPGVTPAQPAADGTAPDQQSEADAQVETERRRAILNAPDTQRTPSGAPSAGRNTAEPLR; encoded by the coding sequence GTGCTGACGACTGCAAAACCAATATTTTCAACGCTTCGCGCCGGTTTGACGGCAATTGCACTGACCGTAACACTGGGCGCCTGCGGCACCACCAACTGGGGTTTCCCGTATCGGCCTGATGTACAGCAGGGTAACTGGATCACGTCCGAGCAGGTGGCCCAACTGCAGCAAGGCATGACGCGCGAGCAGGTGCGTTTCATCCTGGGCACGCCCACCTTGCAAGACGTATTTCGCAGCAATCGCTGGGATTACCCCTACTACAACAAGCCCGGCTATGGCGAAGAGCAACAGCGCAAGTTCACCGTTTGGTTCGACGGTGACAGCCTGGTGCGCTGGGAAGGCGACGAACAGCCCGACCGGCAACCCTTCCAGAAGGCCGATACCGGCATGACCGGAGAAAGCGGCGCCAACGCTGCTGATGAAGACGCAGGCGACGGCATCCCAGCCGACACTGCCGGCGCAGACGCCGCACAGACCAGCCCGATTCCAGGTGTCACGCCTGCGCAACCCGCCGCCGACGGGACAGCGCCCGACCAGCAAAGCGAAGCCGACGCACAGGTAGAAACAGAACGCAGGCGCGCCATTCTCAACGCCCCCGATACACAGCGGACGCCTTCTGGCGCGCCGTCAGCCGGCAGGAACACCGCCGAACCGCTGCGCTAA
- the fur gene encoding ferric iron uptake transcriptional regulator produces MINQNELKSMGLKATFPRLKILDIFRRADHRHQSAEDVYRALIAEDVDIGLATVYRVLTQFEQAGILVRSQFDGGKAVFELNDGDHHDHLICTNCGKVEEFSEPEIEKRQHKVAKDHGFVLESHTMLLYGICPDCTAAKPK; encoded by the coding sequence ATGATTAACCAGAACGAACTGAAAAGCATGGGCTTGAAGGCGACCTTCCCGCGCCTGAAGATCCTCGACATATTCAGACGGGCCGATCACCGCCATCAAAGCGCCGAAGACGTCTACCGCGCGCTTATCGCTGAAGATGTCGATATTGGCCTGGCCACGGTCTACCGGGTGTTGACGCAGTTCGAGCAGGCCGGCATCCTGGTGCGCAGCCAGTTTGACGGCGGCAAGGCCGTGTTCGAGCTTAACGACGGCGACCACCACGATCACCTGATTTGCACCAATTGCGGCAAGGTCGAAGAGTTTAGCGAACCGGAAATCGAAAAACGCCAGCACAAGGTTGCCAAGGACCACGGTTTCGTGCTCGAGAGCCATACCATGCTGCTTTACGGTATTTGCCCGGACTGTACTGCCGCCAAGCCAAAATAA